From Solea senegalensis isolate Sse05_10M linkage group LG7, IFAPA_SoseM_1, whole genome shotgun sequence, a single genomic window includes:
- the LOC122772788 gene encoding uncharacterized protein LOC122772788 codes for MTLNSHGSTTIACPVTVLQSSPKISTHSLTLSPATPNCGPGPAPSQVTNLPPVPLLLSCSNTQAQAFVPRQRETNTISKDSSQSQMPSSITRSSINGNFVPNQSPPEITASKISLVEAVNESKSDTPQSRIYTSKATFYEISKPPSMEDLTHLNPTNHGAPFSTLYRDKVTVSVMKTDQKLPVSKTHSGRPKTPSWRPSVSTPIFEISKPNPLLFTASPAFNCSQDLQVPATQYGTSQLNLAFQTSSISKPPVATEELKGNDDFQITSNIKQSNNSKEIKIQQNGRSTINVIVGNTELHHQVNLASSITAPESDGLKPTLMEPVNSKLKTVAESEASSLPKVPSFLTLSNNLTPMAMISMQTATSPSPISSANSPPVFGARKSLTSLLETQMTLATSKPKSRSTYYGLTPTEYVAYGGFRNIASYHSPAVSRVSETSLNKVQTEVPVHGSNFPECDVRKPLTGYQDLPSSLDVSSAHSLQSLSSPKASQHPADMIVTCSKDVFEESLPEVHSIGNQTLKTSNMDAIKPEIPLGSAQKIIQQSTNEVSTPKASYPKSPIPLPKAGLSLSQSSTPKQRNITVISAKSWTQRQGHSEDQSHDCTDESPSSRTLHEVSDITCIFNC; via the exons GTGTTGCAGTCCAGCCCTAAAATATCAACTCACAGTCTGACCCTATCCCCAGCCACCCCCAACTGTGGCCCAGGCCCGGCACCTTCTCAAGTTACAAACCTACCTCCGGTTCCATTGCTGCTATCATGTTCAAACACCCAGGCACAAGCTTTTGTtcccagacagagggagacaaacACCATTTCAAAGGACAGCTCTCAGAGCCAGATGCCATCTTCAATTACCAGATCTTCCATTAATGGCAACTTTGTTCCAAACCAAAGTCCCCCTGAAATAACTGCCTCAAAGATATCACTTGTTGAAGCAGTGAATGAGTCAAAATCTGACACACCACAAAGCAGGATTTATACAtcaaaagcaacattttatgAGATTTCTAAACCTCCCTCCATGGAGGACCTTACACATTTAAACCCAACCAACCATGGAGCACCGTTTTCTACCCTATACAGAGACAAAGTGACTGTGTCAGTAATGAAAACTGATCAGAAACTGCCTGTATCAAAAACCCACAGTGGAAGACCTAAGACCCCCTCTTGGAGACCATCTGTGTCCACACCTATTTTTGAAATATCAAAACCGAACCCACTTTTATTCACTGCAAGTCCTGCTTTCAACTGCTCCCAAGATTTACAGGTCCCTGCTACACAATATGGAACGTCACAGCTTAATTTAGCCTTTCAAACTAGTAGTATAAGTAAACCTCCTGTTGCCACAGAGGAACTGAAGGGAAACGATGATTTTCAaataacatcaaacatcaaacaatCCAACAATTCCAAAGAGATAAAGATTCAACAAAACGGAAGGAGCACAATAAATGTAATTGTTGGCAATACTGAACTGCACCACCAAGTGAATTTAGCATCGAGTATCACTGCACCTGAATCAGATGGGCTCAAACCAACACTGATGGAACCTGTCAATAGCAAGCTAAAAACAGTCGCAGAAAGTGAGGCTTCATCTTTACCAAAAGTTCCATCATTTCTGACACTATCAAACAATCTCACACCTATGGCAATGATTTCAATGCAAACAGCAACTAGTCCAAGCCCCATTTCCTCTGCTaattctcctcctgtgtttggGGCACGCAAATCCTTAACGTCGCTATTggaaactcaaatgaccttagCCACCTCAAAGCCAAAATCACGATCAACATACTATGGCCTTACTCCAACTGAGTATGTGGCCTATGGTGGGTTTAGGAATATAGCATCATATCACAGCCCAGCAGTCAGCAGGGTTAGTGAAACCTCATTAAACAAAGTACAGACAGAAGTACCTGTACATGGTTCAAACTTCCCTGAGTGTGATGTGAGGAAACCACTCACTGGATATCAGGATCTTCCCTCTTCATTGGATGTTTCTTCTGCACACAGTTTGCAATCTCTGTCGTCTCCAAAGGCTTCACAGCATCCAGCTGACATGATCGTCACATGCAGCAAAGATGTGTTTGAGGAAAGTCTCCCAGAAGTTCACAGCATTggaaatcaaacactgaaaacatctaACATGGATGCAATAAAACCTGAGATTCCTCTTGGCTCGGCACAGAAAATAATTCAACAATCCACAAATGAAGTATCCACACCAAAAGCCTCATACCCCAAGTCTCCAATACCATTACCTAAAGCAG GCCTCAGTCTCAGTCAAAGCTCCACCCCAAAACAGAGGAACATCACCGTCATCTCAGCAAAAAGCTGGACACAAAGACAAGGACATTCTGAAGACCAAAGCCACGACTGCACAGATGAAAGCCCCAGCAGCCGAACCCTGCACGAAGTCAGCGACATCACCTGTATCTTCAACTGCTGA